The DNA window CTCAAGCTGCTGCGTATACCAAATTCCGCCACCTGGGCTTATTTATTTTTCTTTCTTTTCCTCAACTTTTTCGCCTTTTTTCTCTACAGCTTTTTCTAGCTTTGCTACAACTTTATCGGATAATCTAACCTTTTCTTTTAATTCAATTTTTTTCAATCTTGCCTTTTTCCCCTTAGCCTTTCTTAAATAATAAAGTTTTGCTCTTCTTACTTTTCCTCTTTTTAAAATATCTATTCTTTCAATAGTAGGGGAGTGGATTGGAAAAATTCTCTCTACTCCAATTCCAGAAATTACTTTTCTAACTACAATTGTTGCCCCAATTTCTTTGCCATGTTTTCTAGCTAAAACTAAGCCTTCAAAAGTTTGAGTTTTTTCTTTTTCTCCTTCTTTAATTTTTTGGTAAATCCGAACAGTGTCACCCGGACGGATGTCAGGCAGGTCTTTTTTTAAAAATGGTTGGAAAAAAGTTTCAAGTTTAGGAGCCATAGGAGATTAAATTTTTTAATATTTTTTTTAGATCCTCTGGTAATT is part of the Patescibacteria group bacterium genome and encodes:
- the rplS gene encoding 50S ribosomal protein L19, with translation MAPKLETFFQPFLKKDLPDIRPGDTVRIYQKIKEGEKEKTQTFEGLVLARKHGKEIGATIVVRKVISGIGVERIFPIHSPTIERIDILKRGKVRRAKLYYLRKAKGKKARLKKIELKEKVRLSDKVVAKLEKAVEKKGEKVEEKKEK